A single window of Undibacterium sp. 5I1 DNA harbors:
- a CDS encoding C40 family peptidase, which produces MANFSDLIGTPFKTGGRGPDYFDCYGLVMEMAKRDGIELPDFGTHSNQGVISALVGASLPQWEEVSQKAGAVVLIRIGRYVSHVGYMINDDEMIHSWDQANGVSTLKVDTWKNRIVGFYKHVGN; this is translated from the coding sequence ATGGCTAATTTTAGCGATCTGATAGGCACTCCATTTAAAACGGGAGGGCGGGGTCCTGACTATTTCGACTGCTACGGCCTTGTAATGGAAATGGCTAAACGTGACGGCATTGAGTTACCGGATTTTGGCACGCACAGTAATCAAGGTGTTATTTCGGCTCTGGTCGGCGCCAGTCTTCCGCAATGGGAAGAGGTAAGTCAAAAAGCTGGCGCGGTGGTGCTAATTCGCATCGGGCGTTACGTCTCTCATGTCGGCTACATGATTAACGACGACGAAATGATTCACTCTTGGGATCAAGCAAATGGCGTATCGACATTGAAAGTTGATACTTGGAAAAATCGTATTGTGGGATTCTATAAGCATGTCGGAAACTAA
- a CDS encoding adenylyl-sulfate kinase — MIYVVDKRFHTEVERTERVLEVAEAFGLGLDDKEFVVFNHQDIDIKIGDVVYVTGQSGAGKSTVLRELSKQIEASGLKVADIDSVPLEDKPLIDQIGATTVEALNLLSIAGLNDAYLFIRKPQELSDGQRYRFKLAKLIESGASVWVADEFLAVLDRTTAKVLAFNLQKVARQHGATLIVATTHTDMVADLAPTLYIEKRYREKIKIVYAPEGYKQ, encoded by the coding sequence ATGATTTACGTTGTAGACAAGCGCTTTCATACGGAAGTCGAACGCACTGAACGCGTCCTAGAGGTTGCAGAAGCATTTGGCTTGGGTCTCGATGATAAAGAGTTTGTCGTATTTAATCATCAAGACATTGACATTAAAATTGGCGACGTTGTGTACGTTACTGGTCAGTCCGGTGCGGGTAAATCAACCGTGTTGCGCGAACTGTCAAAGCAAATAGAAGCATCCGGTCTAAAGGTTGCCGATATTGATTCAGTGCCGCTAGAAGATAAACCACTGATTGATCAAATAGGCGCCACCACAGTCGAGGCACTTAACCTGCTATCAATTGCAGGACTTAATGACGCGTACTTGTTTATTCGCAAGCCGCAAGAGCTGTCTGACGGTCAACGCTACCGCTTCAAGCTGGCCAAACTAATTGAATCAGGCGCCTCAGTTTGGGTTGCAGATGAATTTTTGGCAGTGCTTGATCGCACTACAGCGAAAGTTTTGGCGTTTAACTTGCAGAAAGTTGCACGTCAACACGGCGCTACGCTAATCGTTGCCACCACACACACGGACATGGTTGCTGACTTAGCGCCGACTTTGTATATCGAGAAACGATATCGCGAGAAGATCAAGATCGTCTACGCGCCAGAAGGATACAAGCAATGA
- a CDS encoding DUF6651 domain-containing protein yields MKFSKLLATLLFGFGFMSMGIVEDGGGGSDTGAADAAAADAAKAAAAAKEGESALKGEKKPSDEEAKLLKEVMQKKEALQKTQSDLQSAQERLKQFDGIDPEAVRKLLEEKKNAETAQLEAKGEWDRLKTRMAEEHTSQTKSLQDQIAELQGQLSQKTGAINELSIGSQFGQSAFIAEEMVMPAAKVRVVYGDHFDLVEGKVVGYDKPRGAASRTALIDQSGEPVGFDAALRKIIDADPDKDHLLKSKIRSGADSASRKADASKTVKASQETDSVAKISAGLKGFNMSGSGGIA; encoded by the coding sequence ATGAAATTCAGTAAGTTACTCGCGACACTCTTATTTGGCTTTGGCTTCATGAGTATGGGCATCGTAGAAGATGGCGGTGGCGGTTCTGATACAGGCGCAGCAGATGCGGCTGCGGCAGACGCAGCAAAAGCAGCAGCGGCAGCAAAAGAAGGTGAAAGCGCATTAAAGGGAGAGAAAAAACCATCTGACGAAGAAGCCAAACTTCTGAAAGAAGTGATGCAGAAAAAAGAAGCCTTGCAAAAGACGCAAAGCGACTTGCAATCGGCTCAAGAGCGATTAAAACAGTTTGACGGCATTGATCCAGAAGCAGTTCGCAAGCTTTTAGAAGAAAAGAAAAATGCCGAGACCGCACAGCTAGAAGCAAAAGGTGAGTGGGACCGTCTGAAAACTCGTATGGCGGAAGAGCATACAAGTCAGACTAAATCTCTCCAAGATCAGATTGCTGAGCTGCAAGGCCAGTTATCTCAAAAGACTGGCGCAATTAATGAATTATCTATTGGCTCGCAATTTGGTCAAAGTGCATTCATTGCAGAGGAAATGGTCATGCCCGCAGCCAAAGTGCGCGTCGTATATGGCGATCACTTTGATTTGGTGGAAGGTAAGGTAGTCGGTTATGACAAGCCTCGCGGCGCAGCTAGTCGCACAGCATTGATTGATCAAAGTGGCGAGCCTGTAGGTTTTGACGCTGCTTTACGCAAGATTATTGATGCCGATCCTGATAAAGACCATCTGTTGAAAAGCAAAATTCGCTCAGGCGCAGATTCAGCAAGCCGTAAGGCGGATGCATCAAAGACCGTTAAGGCATCACAGGAAACTGATTCAGTTGCAAAAATCTCCGCTGGTTTAAAAGGCTTCAATATGAGCGGTTCTGGGGGCATTGCTTAG
- a CDS encoding major capsid protein, with the protein MPLLRQEAEHLSNNQLISGVIDQIIERDDLFSILPFAKTEGKAYVYNRENTLGSADWLDPNDPVNESAATFTEVVAKLRILAGDVDIDKFLNQTLSDTNSQMAVQIAKKAKTVGREFHRALATGDSTANTKIFDGLPTLAAAAGGSQIVTAGANGNALTLTMLDELCDAVPNGADVLVMRRGTIRAFRALLRATYGTDAVMQQLENFGRPMLTHNGIPIIMNEFLSAAETQGTNATTASVYALRLNELDGLHGLWGGDNAGIVVENVGTVQNKDATRIRLKWYCGLALKSTRSIARLKGVSNI; encoded by the coding sequence ATGCCTCTGTTACGACAAGAAGCCGAACATCTGAGCAATAATCAGCTCATTTCCGGCGTAATCGATCAAATTATCGAACGCGATGATTTGTTCAGCATTCTGCCATTCGCGAAAACCGAAGGCAAAGCATACGTGTACAACCGCGAAAACACTTTGGGTTCTGCCGATTGGCTTGATCCAAATGATCCTGTGAATGAGTCCGCTGCGACCTTCACAGAAGTTGTTGCTAAGTTGCGTATTCTCGCCGGTGACGTGGATATCGACAAATTCTTGAACCAAACTCTGTCTGACACAAACAGCCAGATGGCAGTTCAAATCGCCAAAAAAGCCAAAACCGTTGGTCGTGAATTTCACCGCGCTTTGGCTACCGGTGATTCTACAGCTAACACTAAAATCTTCGACGGCTTGCCAACTTTGGCTGCTGCCGCTGGTGGTTCTCAGATTGTTACTGCTGGCGCAAACGGTAATGCATTGACTCTGACTATGTTGGACGAGTTGTGCGACGCTGTCCCAAACGGCGCTGACGTATTGGTAATGCGCCGTGGCACAATTCGCGCATTCCGTGCTTTGCTGCGAGCTACTTACGGCACTGACGCTGTCATGCAACAGTTGGAAAACTTCGGTCGCCCAATGCTGACACACAACGGCATTCCTATCATCATGAATGAGTTCTTGAGCGCTGCTGAAACTCAAGGTACAAACGCAACCACTGCTTCCGTTTATGCGTTGCGCTTAAACGAATTGGACGGTTTGCATGGTCTGTGGGGTGGTGATAATGCTGGTATCGTCGTTGAGAACGTCGGCACTGTTCAAAACAAAGATGCGACTCGCATCCGCTTGAAATGGTACTGCGGCCTGGCGTTAAAATCGACTCGCTCGATTGCTCGTCTCAAAGGCGTGTCAAACATTTAA
- a CDS encoding ParB/RepB/Spo0J family partition protein: MLPTPQQSFADPKTLIPNPWNTNVVSPDNEAKIDESLRRFGMFKPIVVRTLPNGTLQILGGAHRRDSAIRLGMKSVPIINVGEVDDKHAKEIGLVDNGRYGDDDTLQLAALLEDLGTPEDLSKFMPYTDSDFASIFASVNIALDDLDLPEDDESTSPKLPAERQVQTHQIMRFKVPAGDVATITDAIEKTMKSQKFTDEDSLSNAGNALVHIFRGIEV; this comes from the coding sequence ATGTTACCAACACCTCAACAGTCGTTCGCCGATCCAAAGACGTTAATTCCTAACCCTTGGAATACCAACGTAGTATCGCCCGACAACGAAGCCAAGATTGACGAAAGCTTGCGTCGCTTCGGCATGTTCAAACCTATTGTAGTGCGGACGTTACCGAACGGAACCTTGCAAATTCTTGGGGGCGCGCATCGGCGCGACTCCGCTATTCGTCTTGGTATGAAATCCGTACCGATCATCAACGTAGGCGAGGTTGACGACAAGCACGCCAAAGAGATAGGGCTGGTTGATAACGGGCGATACGGCGATGACGACACCTTACAGCTTGCCGCACTGTTGGAAGACCTTGGCACACCTGAAGACCTGTCTAAGTTCATGCCGTACACCGATAGCGACTTCGCCTCAATCTTCGCCAGCGTCAACATCGCCTTAGATGACCTAGATTTGCCTGAAGACGACGAATCGACATCACCCAAGCTACCGGCAGAGCGTCAAGTCCAGACTCACCAAATCATGCGTTTCAAAGTGCCAGCAGGCGATGTGGCAACAATTACAGACGCCATTGAAAAGACGATGAAGTCGCAGAAATTCACAGACGAAGACTCGCTCTCTAATGCTGGCAATGCGCTGGTACACATTTTTAGAGGCATTGAGGTCTGA
- a CDS encoding ParB/Srx family N-terminal domain-containing protein, which translates to MENQVTVKPRIEIWDISRVIPYELNAKIHDLVQIKRIAKSIKDFGFDQPIVVDKNGVIIKGHGRRGGAEYLGMKQVPVWIRDDLTDDQVRASRLADNRVAISNLDTDILQKELASLNFDLVGIFDAKELDFVIADLGEIDTSAFVNDLDGAIQDQADETAKTLEESTQRAVRIDKALGFKTINGKDERAVAMFMAQLETESGLPADKAFVEFVRSFDQKTTS; encoded by the coding sequence ATGGAAAACCAAGTAACAGTAAAGCCGCGAATTGAAATCTGGGACATCAGTCGCGTTATTCCTTACGAGTTAAACGCAAAAATTCATGATCTTGTGCAGATAAAGCGCATCGCTAAGTCCATTAAAGATTTTGGTTTTGATCAACCGATCGTTGTCGATAAAAACGGCGTCATTATTAAAGGACATGGTCGTCGTGGAGGCGCTGAATACCTAGGCATGAAACAAGTGCCGGTATGGATTCGTGACGATCTTACTGACGATCAGGTGCGCGCATCCCGCCTAGCTGATAACCGTGTTGCCATATCCAATTTGGATACAGACATTCTGCAAAAAGAGCTGGCCAGCCTTAATTTTGACTTAGTTGGAATCTTTGACGCTAAAGAGCTGGACTTCGTCATTGCTGACTTAGGCGAGATCGATACAAGCGCCTTTGTAAATGACTTAGACGGCGCTATCCAAGATCAGGCAGATGAGACCGCTAAGACATTAGAAGAGTCCACTCAGCGCGCTGTACGCATTGACAAGGCCCTGGGCTTTAAAACGATCAATGGCAAAGATGAGCGTGCTGTGGCGATGTTTATGGCGCAATTGGAAACAGAGTCAGGATTGCCCGCAGACAAAGCGTTTGTGGAATTTGTTCGTTCGTTTGATCAAAAAACTACGTCATAG
- a CDS encoding minor capsid protein, whose translation MNLRPLANILAANNLGVLGTSMFFNMLPAEAEEAILLRNPLSGTKIDYELKGYFKTEFQLIVRSHSYANGEVLIKKVIDALTLENTQVEDHNFNYSRPRTEAVAFPLSRGNLLEFNVMFDVCFVRS comes from the coding sequence ATGAATTTGAGACCGCTTGCAAATATACTGGCCGCGAACAACCTTGGCGTTTTGGGTACATCAATGTTTTTCAATATGCTGCCAGCAGAAGCCGAAGAAGCAATTTTGTTGCGCAATCCGTTGTCTGGCACAAAAATCGACTACGAGCTAAAGGGCTATTTTAAGACTGAGTTTCAGCTAATTGTTAGAAGCCACAGCTATGCTAATGGCGAAGTATTGATCAAGAAGGTCATCGATGCGCTAACGCTGGAAAATACTCAGGTTGAGGACCACAACTTTAACTATTCTCGACCAAGAACGGAGGCGGTAGCCTTTCCTTTATCAAGAGGAAACTTATTAGAGTTTAATGTGATGTTTGACGTGTGCTTTGTAAGGAGCTGA
- a CDS encoding terminase large subunit domain-containing protein — protein MALQSRLSLHPKQMLVFQSKARFRVVVAGRRWGKTALSRSLMIARAKIKKSKIWYVAPTYKMAKQIMWLDLLEAIPKRWIRKVNETSLSIALVNGTRIELKGADKADSLRGVGVDFLVLDEFQDMTEETWVKVLRPTLSDRRGHAIFIGTPKAYNYLYDLYKRGQDPQAVKAGRWESWQFPTITSPFIPISEIESARQDMDEKSFKQEFEASFETMSGRVYYPFSRNEHIGTYTFNPKLPIWVGMDFNIDPMSTVIFQPQKDGSVWAVDEIVLFGSNTEEICNELEKRYWRNQVQIIVYPDPAGGQRQHARGETDLDILREKGFKRLKFRRKHPFVADRVNAMNRMLKAADGTVRLRIDERCKHFINALEQTIYKKGSRDVDKAAGLEHSADAGGYCIELEFPVRKIEIGGMSR, from the coding sequence ATGGCGCTTCAGTCTAGGCTGTCGCTACACCCCAAACAAATGTTGGTGTTTCAGTCTAAGGCACGTTTTCGCGTCGTCGTAGCTGGACGCCGATGGGGTAAAACTGCGCTTTCTCGTTCGCTGATGATTGCTCGCGCCAAAATTAAGAAGAGCAAAATTTGGTATGTGGCGCCGACGTATAAGATGGCAAAGCAAATTATGTGGCTTGATTTGCTGGAGGCAATCCCTAAACGATGGATTCGTAAAGTTAATGAGACATCGCTGTCCATTGCGCTCGTCAACGGCACAAGAATTGAATTAAAAGGCGCGGACAAAGCAGATTCTTTGCGCGGCGTCGGCGTAGATTTTTTAGTTCTGGATGAGTTCCAGGACATGACTGAAGAAACGTGGGTAAAAGTTTTACGGCCGACATTGTCCGATAGACGCGGTCATGCAATTTTCATTGGGACACCCAAGGCGTACAACTATCTCTACGATCTTTATAAAAGAGGGCAAGACCCTCAAGCGGTCAAAGCAGGGCGTTGGGAGTCATGGCAGTTTCCAACCATCACATCGCCTTTCATTCCTATTTCAGAGATTGAAAGCGCCAGACAAGATATGGATGAGAAGTCTTTCAAACAAGAGTTTGAGGCTTCTTTTGAGACGATGTCCGGTCGCGTGTATTACCCATTCTCACGTAATGAGCATATTGGCACTTATACGTTTAACCCAAAGCTGCCGATCTGGGTAGGCATGGACTTTAATATCGATCCAATGTCCACCGTGATCTTTCAACCGCAGAAAGATGGCTCAGTGTGGGCGGTCGATGAAATCGTTTTGTTTGGCTCCAACACTGAAGAGATTTGTAACGAGTTGGAGAAACGCTACTGGCGTAATCAGGTGCAGATCATCGTGTATCCCGATCCAGCCGGCGGACAACGCCAACATGCTCGCGGTGAGACCGATTTGGACATCTTGCGAGAGAAGGGCTTTAAGCGTCTTAAATTTCGCAGGAAGCACCCGTTTGTAGCTGATCGTGTCAATGCGATGAATCGAATGCTCAAAGCTGCGGATGGCACCGTCAGATTGCGTATAGATGAGCGCTGCAAGCATTTCATTAACGCGCTTGAGCAAACGATCTACAAGAAGGGTTCGCGTGATGTGGATAAAGCGGCAGGCTTAGAACACTCTGCTGATGCTGGCGGTTATTGCATCGAGTTAGAGTTTCCTGTTCGTAAGATTGAAATTGGCGGCATGTCTCGTTGA
- a CDS encoding thioredoxin family protein, translated as MKNTTEQQFSADVLALSYKEPVVVMVHTSWCGPCKSLKPLIERLSQELQFSLIGIDGGKEKSLAASQSVRAVPTLLVFKDGKQFPTTIAGAKTETQIKDYLFKAGVTQNSLNFDL; from the coding sequence ATGAAGAACACTACCGAACAGCAATTCTCGGCAGATGTTCTTGCGCTTTCATACAAAGAGCCAGTTGTCGTTATGGTGCATACGTCTTGGTGCGGCCCTTGTAAGTCGTTAAAGCCGCTGATTGAGCGATTGTCGCAAGAGTTGCAATTTTCACTGATCGGCATAGATGGCGGAAAAGAGAAAAGTTTGGCTGCTTCTCAGAGTGTTCGCGCCGTGCCGACCTTACTGGTATTCAAAGACGGCAAACAATTTCCCACCACGATCGCTGGCGCAAAAACAGAAACACAGATTAAAGATTATCTGTTTAAAGCTGGCGTTACGCAAAACAGTCTCAATTTTGACCTTTAA